From the genome of Streptomyces sp. NBC_01304:
AAGCCCTCGTACTGGACGTACTTGGGCTTTCGGCCGGTGCGGCGAGAGGGCGTGCCGGGCGTCGCGGGGCAGACGGCACTTCCGACGCAGGCCCCTGCGGCGCCGCCCCGGCGGCAGGAGGAGCTAACGGCATTGCTGTCTTCTTGGGAGGGGGCTTCTACGAACGGGCTTCTACGAACCGGCTACTTGCGAGCGGGCTTCGTACGAGCGGGCTCAGCCCAGGACGGCGAGGGCGTCGATCTCGATGAGCAGGCCCGCCGGGAGACCGACGTAGACCGTGGTGCGGGCGGAGGCGGGGGCCTTGAGGCCCTGCTCCTCGAAGTACTCGTTGTAGATCTTGTTCATCTCGGCGAAGTGGTCCACGTCCGTGAGGTAGACGCGCATCATCATCACGTCGTCCCAGGACGCGCCGCCCTCTTCGAGGATCGCCTTGACGTTGGCGAAGGTCTGCAGGGTCTGCTCGCGCAGGGTCGGTCCGGCCGGGGTCGGGGCCTTGCCCTCCTCGGCGGGCAGGAAGCCGACCTGGCCGGCGACCTGGAGGATGTTGCCCTTCTTCACGCCGTGCGAGAACTTCGCGGGCGGGGCGGTGTGGGTGGCCGGGATGAGGGCGATCTTCTCAGTCATGGCTTAGAAGGCTTCCTTGGTAGGGGTGTTGTGGGGGGTAGGGGTGTTGTGGGGGGAGTGACCTGAGTACTCCCGGCTGATGGCTTCCGCCGTGCGGCGGACCTGCGGGAGGAGTTTGAGGAGTTCCTCGCGGGTGACGACGACGTTCGGCGCGGAGACCGACATGGCGGCGACGACCCTGCCGTCCGCGCCTCGGATGGGGGCGCCGACGCAGTTGATGGATTCCTCGTGGCCACCGAGGTCGGTGGCCCAGCCCTGTTCGCGTACGACCGTCAGCTCCTTGAGGAAGGCGGCGGCGTTCGGGGTCGAACGGGGCGTGTACATGGGGTAGTCGAGCTTCTCGGCGATGGCCCGCCGCTCCGGCTCGGACAGGTCGGCGAGCAGCAGCTTGGCCACCGCCGCGACCGTGATGGCGACGGGCTTGCCGATGCGCGAGTACATGCGGACCGGGTAGCGGCTCTCCACCTTGTCGATGTAGAGGACTTCCTGCTCCTCGTACACGGCGAGGTGGATGGTGTGGCCGATCTTCTCGTTCAGCTCCACGAGGTGCGGGTGGGCGATCTCCCGTACGTCGAGGTTCTCGACGGCTTCCTGCGCGAGCGCGAACAGGCGGGCGCCGAGGCGGTACCGCTGGTCGGACTGGCGGTAGACCAGGCCGTGCTCGTGCAGCGTGCGCAGCAGGCGCAGCGCGGTGGACTTGTGCACGTCGAGACGTTCGGCGACCTGGCCCAGGTCGGCGGGTCCCTCCGCGAGCAGCGGCAGGATGCTCAGCGCTCGGTCGACGGTCTGGCTCATGTGGTGACTACCTCCCCTGACGCCCCGGCCGTCGTCCAGCCGGGACCGAGTCGCAGTGTCTCCCACTCGGCGGCGGGGAGTGCGGCAAGGCGGTCCGCGTGCGCCCTGGCGGGCGGGGTGCCGAGGTCGCCGGGGACGGTGAGGGCGGCGGCCGCCAGGAGGTGGCCGTGCCTCAGGCGGGCTGCCGGGGGCAGGTCGCGCAGGGTCGCGGAGAGATAGCCGGCGGCGAAGGCGTCGCCCGCGCCGACCGAGGCGACCACGTCCACCTTCAGTGCCTTTTCGTACGCCGCCTCGTCGGCCCCTGCTGCACGGGTGAAGGCCGTCGCGCCCTCGGCGCCCTGCTTGACGATCAGGGTCGCCGGCTCGGGGAGCGCGGCGCGGATGGCCTCGGGGCCGCCGGTGATTCCCCAGGCCGCTTCGGCCTCGTCGTCGCCGACGAAGACGAGGTCGCTGCGGCGGGCGATCTCCCGGAGGACCGAGCTCGCGTGGGCGGCGTCCTGCCAGAGGTTGACCCGGTAGTTCACGTCGAAGGACACGAGGGGGCGGCCCTCGCGCTCCTCGGTGAGCTCCATGAGCAGAGCGCGGCAGTCCGGGGACAGGGCCGCGGTGATGCCGGAGAGGTGGAGGATTCGAGCTTCCGTGCGGGTGATGGGGGCGATGTTCTCGGGAGACATCGCGGAGGCCGCGGAGCCCTGCCGGTAGTACGCGACCTCGGCAAGCGGTTCGTCGCCCTCGGGCTCGTCGACGGAGGTGGCCCGCTCCCCCGCCGTGCGGAAGTAGATCCCGGTCGGGCGGTTCGGGTCCCGGCCCACCAGCGACGTATCGACACCGCATGCCTCGATCGCTCCGGTGAGGTAGTCGCCGAACCCGTCCGAGCCGACCCGGCTCACCCAACTCGCGCGATGCCCGGCCAGGGCCAACGTGCAGGCCACATTCGACTCCGCCCCGCCTATGCCCCGGTCGAACGACGGCACCTCCGCGAGCCTCCCCGGCCGGGTCGGCCGGAACGTGACCATGGACTCGCCGAGGCAGGCGACGTCGGTGACGTCTCCGGGGGCGGGGGCGCTCACAGTGGGGCTCCTGTTCGGTGGGCTGTGCGGTGGGCTGCTCTGTGGGCCGTGCGGTGGACTGCTCTGTGGATCGAGGGACCAAAGACCCGTGGTGACGGGGACCTTGGGGCCCAAGTCCCCTTGTCGGACCTGGGGAGTTGGGGCTTGGCTGGGGCATCCATTGCCCTGCCGTTGGCATGGATGTTAAACATGGATAAGCGACATACGCAATGACCGTTGCAGATGATGCAACGCACCAGGAGGAGGCCCCATGGCAGCCGAAAGCGCGGCCCCGCTCGCATCCCTCGCAGGACTCGCCGACGAGCGTGTCGACTTCCGCTTCAAGGGGCTGCCGCCGGACGCCGAGGGCCTGACCGTCGGCGAGCTCGCCGCCCAGCGCCGCAACCTCTTCACCGACGGCTTCACCACCCCCGTCCTCGCCCTCTCCGCCGAGCGCGTCGAGCACAACCTCGCCCTGATGGAGACGTACTCCACCCGGCACGGCCTGGCCTTCGCCCCGCACGGCAAGACCTCGATGGCGCCGGCGCTCTTCGCCCGGCAGGAGCAGCACGGGGCCTGGGGCATCACGCTCGCCGTGCCGCACCAGGCACGGGTCGCCCGCGCCTTCGGCACCCGCCGGATCTTCCTCGCGAACGAGCTGGTCGACGCGGCGGCGCTGCGCTGGCTGGCGGGTGAGCTCGCGGGCGATCCGTCCTTCGAGTTCATCTGTTACGTCGACTCCGTGCGCGGGGTCGAGCTCATGGACTCCGCCCTGCGGTCGGCCGGGGCTTCGCGGGCCGTGGACGTGGTGGTCGAGCTCGCCGCCGGGGACGGGGCACGGACGGGTGTGCGCAGCGCGGCCGAGTGCGCGCTGGTCGCCGATGCGGTGGCCGCCGCGTCCACGCTGCGGCTCGTGGGGGTCGCCGGGTACGAGGGCGAGGTGCCCTCCGCCACGCCTTCGCGGGTCGAGGAGTATCTGGGGCGGCTGGTCTCGCTGGCAGCGGAGTTCGACAAGGCGGGGCGCTTTGCGGGGCTCTCCGAGATCGTGGTGAGTGCGGGGGGCTCCGCGTGGTTCGACGCGGTGGCCTCGGTGTTCGCGGAAATCCCCGAACTGTCCGTTCCCGTACTGAAGTTGCTGCGGTCGGGGGCGTACGTCTCGCACGACGACGGCCACTACAAGGAGCTGACGCCCTTCAATCGCGTGCCGGAGGAAGGGGCTCTGGAGCCTGCGTTCCGGCTGTGGGCCCAGGTGGTTTCCCGGCCCAACCCGGAGCAGGCGTTCACGAATGCGGGTAAGCGGGATGCGGCTTATGACCTGCATCTGCCTGCGGCTCAGGTCGTCCGTGGGGCGGATGGCGTGCAGCGGGCGGCCGAGGGGGTCGAGGTGACGGGGCTGTCGGACCAGCACGGGTGGCTCCGCACCTCGCCCGAGGCCGACCTGTCGGTCGGGGACTGGGTCGGGATGGGGCTTTCGCACCCGTGCACCAGCTTCGACAAGTGGCAGCTGATTCCGCTGGTCGAGGCGGACGGCACGGTCGTGGATTTCGTCCGCACGTACTTCTGAACCGCCGTTTTCTTCCCCACCCCGCCCCTTCCCGAAAGTCTTCGACGACTGGGGCTTCGCCCCTGGCCCCCTTTGTCCTCAAACGCCGGACGGGCTGATTTGTGCCGGCGGCAGCCTTACGGGAAGGGGCGGGGTGGGGAAAACGAAACCAAGAGAGGCACACCCCCCATGGACCTGGTCATCCGCGACGCCAAAGTCATCGACGGCACCGGCGACACCGCCTACCGCGCCGACGTAGGCATAGCAGCAGGCCGGATCGCCGAGATCCGGAAAGAGGGCGAGGGGCCCCGCCCCACCGGGACGGAGACCGTCGAGGCCGACGGGCTCGCCCTGAGCCCGGGCTTCATCGACATGCACGCCCACAGCGACCTCGCCCTGCTGCGCGACCCCGACCACAGCGCGAAGGCGGCCCAGGGCGTCACCCTGGAAGTCCTCGGCCAGGACGGCCTGTCCTACGCCCCCGTGGACGACCGGACCCTGACCCACGTCCGCCAGGCCATCACCGGCTGGAACGGCAACGGCGACGACATCGACTTCGACTGGCGCACGGTCGGCGGGTACCTGGACCGCCTCGACCGTGCGCACGGCGGCCGCGGCATCGCCGTGAACGCCGCGTACCTGATCCCGCAGGGGACGGTACGGATGTACGCCATGGGCTGGGACGACCGCGAGGCGACCCCCCAAGAGCTGGACCGGATGCGGCAGTTGGTCGCGGAGGGCATGGAGCAGGGCGCGGTCGGGATGTCGTCCGGGCTCACCTACACGCCCGGCATGTACGCCAAGGACTCCGAGCTCGCCGAACTGTGCCGGGTCGTCGCCTCGTACGACGGCTACTACTGCCCGCACCACCGTTCGTACGGCGCCGGCGCCCTGGCGGCGTACGAGGAAATGGTGGACCTGACGCGGGAGGCGGGCTGCGCCCTGCATCTCGCGCACGCCACCATGAACTTCGGCGTGAACAAGGGCAAGGCCCCGGATCTGCTCGCGCTCCTGGACGGCGCCCTCGATGCCGGGGCGGACATCTCGCTCGACACGTACCCGTACACCCCGGGCTGCACGACCCTCGTCGCGATGCTGCCGAGCTGGGCGAGCGAGGGCGGGCCCGACGCGATCCTCGCGCGGCTGCGGGACGACGAGACCGCCGAGAAGATCCGCCATCACATGGAGGAGATCGGGGCCGACGGCTGCCACGGTGTGCCGATCGAGTGGGACACCATCGAAATCTCGGGGGTTTCCGACCCGGGGCTCGCCTCCTGCGTGGGCAAGACGATCCAGGAGTCCGCCGACCAGCGGGGTGAGGCGCCCTGGGTCACGGCCCGCCGCCTGCTGATCAACGACCGGCTCGGGTCGACGATCCTGCAGCACGTCGGGCACGAGGAGAACGTCCGCGCGATCATGAAGCACCGCGTGCACACCGGGGGCTCGGACGGCATCCTGCAGGGCTTCAAGCCGCACCCGCGGGCGTACGGCACGTTCCCCCAGTACCTCGGGAAGTACGCCCGTGAGCTGGGCATCCTCTCCCTGGAGGAGACGGTCGCCCACCTCACCTCGCGGCCCGCGGCCCGCCTGCGTCTCGCCGACCGGGGCCTCGTACGGGAGGGCTACCGCGCCGACCTGGTCCTCTTCGACCCTTCCACGGTCGCGGCCGGTTCGACCTTCGAAGCTCCCCGCACCTTGCCGGTGGGGATCCCGCATGTCCTGATCGACGGCAAGTTCGTGATGCGAGACGGCAAGCGGACGGATGCCCTGGCCGGGCGGGCGGTTCGGCGGGCGGCCTGACCGGTTCTCCTTTCCCCACCCCGCCCCTTCCCGAAATCCTGCGGAGCTGTGTCCTCAAGCGCCGGACGGGCTGACTTTGTCAGCCCGTCCGGCGCTTGAGGACAGGCTTTGAAGTCGGCGGCAGCCTTACGGGAAGGGGCGGGGTGGGGTAAATCACCCACCTCGCCACGGACCACGGTTCGCAAGCCCACAACCATTCGCGGACCGGCATTCCGCTTGCCCGCCGAGGCGAGGACCATGCGATGGAAGGCCCCGCCTCGCAGGGGCACAAAGCCCGACCTCGCACGGCCGAAAAGCGCGAGCGGCACCACGAAACACGCTCGTAAAGTTGCTACATGCAGCTGATCCAGTCGACGAAGCTCGCGAACGTCTGTTACGAGATCCGGGGCCCGGTTCTCGAAGAGGCCATGCGGCTCGAAGCAGCAGGGCACCACATCCTCAAGCTGAACACCGGCAACCCCGCAGCCTTCGGCTTCGAGTGCCCGCCGGAGATCCTCGAGGACGTCCTGCGCAACGTCGGCTCGGCACACGGCTACGGCGACGCGAAGGGCCTGCTCTCCGCCCGCCGCGCGGTGATGATGCACTACCAGACGCTCGGCGTGGAGACCGACGTCGAGCACGTCTTCATGGGCAACGGCGTCTCCGAGCTCATCGTGATGGCGATGCAGGGCCTGCTCGACGA
Proteins encoded in this window:
- a CDS encoding RidA family protein, with product MTEKIALIPATHTAPPAKFSHGVKKGNILQVAGQVGFLPAEEGKAPTPAGPTLREQTLQTFANVKAILEEGGASWDDVMMMRVYLTDVDHFAEMNKIYNEYFEEQGLKAPASARTTVYVGLPAGLLIEIDALAVLG
- a CDS encoding IclR family transcriptional regulator gives rise to the protein MSQTVDRALSILPLLAEGPADLGQVAERLDVHKSTALRLLRTLHEHGLVYRQSDQRYRLGARLFALAQEAVENLDVREIAHPHLVELNEKIGHTIHLAVYEEQEVLYIDKVESRYPVRMYSRIGKPVAITVAAVAKLLLADLSEPERRAIAEKLDYPMYTPRSTPNAAAFLKELTVVREQGWATDLGGHEESINCVGAPIRGADGRVVAAMSVSAPNVVVTREELLKLLPQVRRTAEAISREYSGHSPHNTPTPHNTPTKEAF
- a CDS encoding sugar kinase yields the protein MSAPAPGDVTDVACLGESMVTFRPTRPGRLAEVPSFDRGIGGAESNVACTLALAGHRASWVSRVGSDGFGDYLTGAIEACGVDTSLVGRDPNRPTGIYFRTAGERATSVDEPEGDEPLAEVAYYRQGSAASAMSPENIAPITRTEARILHLSGITAALSPDCRALLMELTEEREGRPLVSFDVNYRVNLWQDAAHASSVLREIARRSDLVFVGDDEAEAAWGITGGPEAIRAALPEPATLIVKQGAEGATAFTRAAGADEAAYEKALKVDVVASVGAGDAFAAGYLSATLRDLPPAARLRHGHLLAAAALTVPGDLGTPPARAHADRLAALPAAEWETLRLGPGWTTAGASGEVVTT
- a CDS encoding alanine racemase; amino-acid sequence: MAAESAAPLASLAGLADERVDFRFKGLPPDAEGLTVGELAAQRRNLFTDGFTTPVLALSAERVEHNLALMETYSTRHGLAFAPHGKTSMAPALFARQEQHGAWGITLAVPHQARVARAFGTRRIFLANELVDAAALRWLAGELAGDPSFEFICYVDSVRGVELMDSALRSAGASRAVDVVVELAAGDGARTGVRSAAECALVADAVAAASTLRLVGVAGYEGEVPSATPSRVEEYLGRLVSLAAEFDKAGRFAGLSEIVVSAGGSAWFDAVASVFAEIPELSVPVLKLLRSGAYVSHDDGHYKELTPFNRVPEEGALEPAFRLWAQVVSRPNPEQAFTNAGKRDAAYDLHLPAAQVVRGADGVQRAAEGVEVTGLSDQHGWLRTSPEADLSVGDWVGMGLSHPCTSFDKWQLIPLVEADGTVVDFVRTYF
- a CDS encoding N-acyl-D-amino-acid deacylase family protein, which produces MDLVIRDAKVIDGTGDTAYRADVGIAAGRIAEIRKEGEGPRPTGTETVEADGLALSPGFIDMHAHSDLALLRDPDHSAKAAQGVTLEVLGQDGLSYAPVDDRTLTHVRQAITGWNGNGDDIDFDWRTVGGYLDRLDRAHGGRGIAVNAAYLIPQGTVRMYAMGWDDREATPQELDRMRQLVAEGMEQGAVGMSSGLTYTPGMYAKDSELAELCRVVASYDGYYCPHHRSYGAGALAAYEEMVDLTREAGCALHLAHATMNFGVNKGKAPDLLALLDGALDAGADISLDTYPYTPGCTTLVAMLPSWASEGGPDAILARLRDDETAEKIRHHMEEIGADGCHGVPIEWDTIEISGVSDPGLASCVGKTIQESADQRGEAPWVTARRLLINDRLGSTILQHVGHEENVRAIMKHRVHTGGSDGILQGFKPHPRAYGTFPQYLGKYARELGILSLEETVAHLTSRPAARLRLADRGLVREGYRADLVLFDPSTVAAGSTFEAPRTLPVGIPHVLIDGKFVMRDGKRTDALAGRAVRRAA